ATGGAATCTCGAGTCCTGATAATATCActactggagatctcatttacATACCGCTTGATTCCGGTAAAGAATCTTCAGTTTTTAGGACATTATTAGGGTTTTAAGACAAAACTGTTTGATGATCTTGATCTTGTTCTGTTGTAAAGAATTTCCAATTTTTAGGACATTAGGGGTTTAAGACAAAACAATTTGATGATCTATTGATCTTgttgtgtttttaaaaaatcttaatttttaaggACATTAGGGTTTTAAGACGAATGATCTTGATCGTGTTATGTTGTAAAGAATCTacaaatttagggttttaagaCAAAACAGTTTGATGATCTTGATCTTCTTGTGTTGTAAGGAATCTTCAATTTTGAGGACATTAAGGTTTTAACACAAAACAATTTGATGATCTTGATCTTGTTGTGTAGTAAagaatattcaattttttaggACATTGGGGTTTTAAGACAAAACAGTTTGATGATCTTTGATCTTTTCGTGTTGTTTAAGTACCTGGAGTGCCTTATGAGACAAAGAAGATTAACCCTCCTGCTCCTTCTCCTGCGTTAACCAACATCAACATCTCAGGTtttgattttaatgttttttattctaaatCTCAAGTTACTATTTTTAGTATCATCATACTcacattcatatatatttttttccaaatttggAAAAAGCTGCTGACCAGGTGAATCACACATCAAAGGATGGTGGTCATGTGCCTTATATATGGATTGTTGGTGGTCTTACAGTTGTGCTTGCACTTCTCGTCATATGTATACTTGTATGCATCTGTTTGAGGTCATCTAGTTGCAGCTCCAATGATGAAGATAGTGGTGGTGGAAACAACTTCCAAATCCTTAGGAAGTCCGGTTTCTTTTGCGGTTCTGGTCGGTATAACTGCTGCAGATCCGGGGATTTCAGACAAACTAACGGTGAAACAACTCAGAGCCATCATCAAGTTGTTGCTATTCCTAAAGGTATTATTGATGGAGTGTTTGAGATAGAGAAGCCTACTGTGTTCACTTATGAAGAGATCCGCGTGGCTACTGATGGGTTTGCTGATTCTAATCTTCTTGGTCATGGGAACTATGGTTCAGTATACTTTGGTCTACTTAGAGAACAGGTTTGTCCCTTTAGGTCACATCTTCATATGCCGAGTTCTGAGTTGTTGTAATATGTGACTAAACTTTATCACAGGAAGTTGCTGTGAAAAGGATGACAGCTACAAAAACTAAAGAGTTTGCAGCAGAGATGAAAGTTCTTTGCAAAGTTCATCATTCAAATCTGGTAAATCCTCCTTGTGTTTTGTGTAAAATCTTCTTTATGAGATTGTGACTTTTGGGTTTGGTTTTATTCTTTCAAAAGGTAGAGTTGATTGGTTACGCTGCAACCAGTGATGAGCTTTTCGTAGTTTATGAATATGTGCAAAAGGGAATGTTGAAAAACCATTTGCATGATCCTCAGAGCAAaggtaaagaaaacaaataCCAAGAAGATGTAAGGAGAAGATAATGATGATAATTGATATGTTTCTTTATGTTTCTTGAAGGCAATACTCCACTGTCTTGGATAATGAGGAATCAGATTGCACTTGACGCAGCAAGAGGCTTGGAGTATATTCATGAACATACTAAAACTCATTATGTTCATAGAGATATCAAGACAAGCAATATCTTGCTGGATGAGGCATTCAGGGCTAAGATATCTGATTTTGGGCTTGCGAAGCTCGTTGAGAAAACTGGAGAGAGTGAAGTTTCTGTGACCAAAGTTGTTGGTACATATGGTTATCTTGCGCCAGAGTAAgcatttggaaaaaaaaaacctgaagCTACATCTAGTTTTCATTCAAGAATAATTTAGTGACTCTTCTGTCTTTTCCTCTGTAGATATCTAAGTGATGGTCGTGCCACATCGAAAAGCGATGTCTATGCCTTTGGTGTTGTTCTTTTCGAGATTATTTCTGGAAGAGAAGCTGTTATAAGAACAGAGGCAATGGGAACTAAGAATCCAGAAAGACGTCCATTGGCATCTACTGTAAGTGCTTGGAGTTTTACACATTACAGTTCTTTGATGCAACATTCATTCCCAAAGCCTTTCTTTCTCTGTTGCAGATGTTAGCGGCTCTTAAGAACTCACCAGACTCTATGAACATGACGAGTTTGAAGGAGTTTGTAGATCCCAACATGGTGGATTTGTACCCGCATGACTGTTTATTCAAGGTAAAACTAAGAAGTATATGCTTAGTAGTTGGAACAAATGTAGTAAACCATATTGTGAAGAATGATTGTTTTTGTGGACAGATTGCTATGTTGGCGAAGCAATGCGTAGATGATGATCCGATTCTAAGGCCAAACATGAAGCAAGTGGTTATATCGCTTTCGCAGATACTCTTGTCTTCCATTGAATGGGAAGCAACTCTTGCTGGAAACAGCCAAGTCTTTAGTGGTCTTGTCCAAggaagataaaaagaaaaacattgaaAGCCTTAAGAGTTAAAAGACCCTTTATTAGAGTATTCACCACGGCCTAGAAACTTAGTTTGTATAGAGACAAGTCTCTTATGTCCTTCTCTTTTCCTGTCTCGTTATGATTATTCTTTTGGAGAATCAATCAGTGAAGACATGTACGAGTTTATATGCTTGATGTGTTGCAATTGTAGTAACAATACTACATCACTTAGTGTATGAATGGAGACAGCTTTTTTGTAGATGCGGGGCATTATTATAGtgggaaaataataaatttaaaacaaatatacaatgACATAGCTGAGttcataatattaatattaataaaaaatagaaattataagaaaaattgaCATTTTATTCTATATCCAAATGAAATGAAACTAATCTCTATATATAgatcattaaaatgttaaattttagtttaatttttacatttttaaaagtgttttactataaaatgtttctaaattaattaagtttaaattattggatgaaaataataaagaacaaaaaCTATATAACCAATAATAATAGAAGGTGTGTAAGAATGAAGCCCAATTTACTTGTTCTAACTAGTTGAAAAGATGGAATCCacgtataatttttttcaattcaaCACATATCTTACATTAGTTTAAGTTGTTGAATAATTAGCCCATTGTTAGTAGTCTTATAACTCCTATATGCGAGATAGTGTTTAAAAAATAGTGACACAGTCTCTAACTCTTATACCATATGTACCATAAGaattagttatttgattatatatgtttatttagtTTGAGTAAACTTTTGTCTTGTTTTTTTATAGTTGACGCATGAAATACTGACAAAAGTATAATTCTAAGAActtttaaatgtaaaaatatatgataGATGAAAAATATGTGATTTCAATACgtttttttaatggtaaaataatactaatttataaaaattcgTTAGTATATGAACGACTATGAAATCAATAACTATTATCACATGCACCACCCCATGTCTTTTGATTCTAGACCAAGAAGAAAATCCTATGAGAAACAGAAGTTTCAATTGCTCAATAAAAGATGAGTCTATTATGTTGGgtcaaaatgaaagaaaaagaaagaaaaaagaatccAAAATAGAccaaaaatttatgttatagaTATCAATATAAGTATATTACTATACATCAATATAAATAGGGGATTTCTAACTATGCAGGGCCTCAAGCTTCCAAAATTGACTCAATTCATTCTAAATGTTTCATTGACTTTAATTATTCAAAACAACAGTCAACATTATGATATGTAAAAACAAGTCAAGATATGTATGACCATCAAATTATGGAAATGtggactttttaaaatatattaaattattgattaTTTTCCAAATAATGTAAAATTTGGATTGGCTCCCCTTTTGTTTGAATAGTTTCTGACTTTGTGAAAGACAGCTTGGGATTAATTTAATCTACATGTAAAGATTTGCAAACAATTATAGAAAAAGACAAAATGAAATCTCTCAgtgggtttttgtttttcttgataATAGCTTTTGCCATTCTTCAATCAGTCCAAGGTCAAAATCAATCAGGTTCTTACTCTATGTTTGTAAAAATCATGATGCTTCTGACATAACTGTTTTAAATATCCGTCTCtttgattatattattttcataaacaggATTTATCAGCTTGGCTTGTGGATTAATCCCTAAGAGTGCAACCTATACGGAGAAGACAACGAATATATCATACATATCAGACGCGAACTTTATTGAAAGTGGAATCATCGGGAGGATCGATGATTCATACAAGACACTGTTTCAACAACAGACTTGGACCTTAAGAAGCTTCCCTGAAGGTCAGAGAAACTGTTACACTTTCAACCTTAAAGAGAACAGTAAATATCTGATCAGAGGAACTTTTGTGTACGGAAATTATGACGGTCTTAATCAGATTCCTGAGTTTGATCTTCACGTTGGTCCTAATAAATGGACTTCTGTTACACTTAAAGGAGTAGCAAATGCTTCGATCTACGAGATCATCCATGTTGTAGCACATGACCGGCTTCAAGTTTGTCTAATCAAAACCGGAAACACGACACCGTTTATATCGTCCTTGGAACTTCGTCCGTTGAGCAACAATACCTACcagtgtttcaaaaaagaaaaaaagaacaacaATACGTACCTAACTCAAAGTGGATCCCTGATGTCGTTCGCTAGAATTTACTTTCCGCAGACTCCATCTTTCCTCAGGTAAATAATCTTGTTACATAGAAAACATCATTTTTACTAagtaatttcatatatattaaaaataataattaattaaaaaaatacttttttctaAAGTattgagtattttttaaaacttatttttctcAGTATaagaacaaaatacatatacatatacatttttaatttgtatttatgtttagtctatcaattttatttttattttgtaattttataaaatttaaattagagaaaataaatataatttaatttgtattgtttttatgattatttttattttaatatatatatatatatatttaaatgtatatattttaggttttgtttattttagttaatacaaatcaaaatgataaactgatttattaattaacttaataaagtatggatttttttttgtaacactaatAAAGTATGgattatatttacatttaagtGATATGAAGTAATCTATTATTAACTTTATAAGTCGCTGCTATTCATTCAACGAATATATTTTATGGTCATTATAcatgaataaatttaataatttgttgATTTTATTAGTTGCTTTCATACAGATTAatgaattaaattataattcaaaCAATTTAGTTAAAAACACGtttacaataaattttataaaataaataaatatttacatagttttttatattttgaaattataagctaatgtgaaaattttatatattataattatgttattagtttaatttttgtattaatGGTGATACATAGAAATTAtcgttaaatatttttttaagaattttatcaaAACTGGagaattttataaatgaaatttgatttgtcataataaaaagtaaaatatgtCATACTTTTCATTAATCCATGTTATCTTTTTGTTAAGAATAAATGTGGTAGTGACACaaacaatttcaaaaatcaCCTCATAAACAATGTTTAGGAAATGTTATatacatgttatatatattaaacgtATTAACCGAAAAAACCATCCTTAACGTTTCTGTAGAAATTCTACTCGGGCAGTTATCATTATTCCAtcgttttttctatttttctgttCAAGCATTCAAACTCATATgcaaattataaacttatttaaACAAATGTGGAAATTGTGTTAttctttaaatcaaaattttcaaagacCGACTTCGGGTCTATTAAAAGTTATGGGACATTGGGACTAAAGTTAGGAGCTGCGGGTAGAAAAaaacttgggttcacccccaGTGATGAATTCTTTAATTCACCTCACTCTTCTATACCAATTAAAATGTCACataagattaataaaaaaagtaaataaaattataaaaaaaggaaaacagatgagaaaaaaaaagacgtcGCCTTTTAACAAGAAGAGAACGTGATCTTTGACTCATCTTTTAGGTTTTCAGCTTCACATCAATTCCCAATTCACATATGAAGAAGATAACTTGATCTTTGATTACTAATCCTACGACATATTGGTATATCTCATCATCAATTCCCAATATATCATCATGAAATAAATCCTAAACTAAACCCTTAGATTCTGAATTCAAACTAGACTCTAAATCCaaatttacaattaaatttaGGGTCTAGAGTTTAGCTTacggtttgagtttagggtctaagatttggatttagggtataggatttgggtttagtgtCTAGAGTTTGGGTTTACAACTTAGAGTATATGGTttgggtttacggtttgggtttagggtctaggacttgggtttagggtatagagtttaggtttatagtctagtttttgggtttagggtatataatttaggtttagggtctaggattagagtttagggtctAGGGTTTTGGTTTAGAAGTtcggatttgggtttagaatttagagtatatggtttagaatttaagatttagggtttagctgAAATCGTTAACGTCGTTAaaattagtgtttttattttttgtacctattttttatttaatttaatgatttttaattaataatctatgtgtcaATTTGATTGGTGTTAAAGAGTgaagtgaatttaaaggttcaccttaTGGGGTGAATCTAAGTTCTGTCCCTGCGGGTAATATAAAACCtggattttttttcatatttataagagtATAAAATAACTTGTAAACTTTATTTGCTTATATTGCTTTGATTTAACAAAATGAAGCATCTTtgtcactctctctctctctaggtattATGAAGACGTCCATGACAGAGTTTGGGTTCCATATATAACTAACGAAACCGTGTCGTTAATTACTAATCTTACAATCGATACAAGTATTGGTTCTTACAATGTGCCTCAACATGTGGCAAACTCCGCAATTTTTCCTGCAAATGCTTCTCATCCTCTCAACATATGGTGGGATATTGGCGACACCAATGCACACtcatatatatacatgcatttCGCAGAAATTCAGAATCTTGGCTCTAATGAGATCAGAGAATTCAACATTAGTTACAACGGTGGTGAAGTTTGGGAAAGTTTCTTTAGACCTCACAAACTCAAGATCACAACTATCTTTAGTCCAACAGCTTTGAGTTCTCCAGATGGGAAATTCAATTTCACTTTTACAATGACTGAAAGGTCTACTCTTCCTCCACTTATCAATGCCCTTGAGGTCTATACAGATGTGGAAAATTTGCTGCTCGAGACACACCAAGATGAAGGTaagttttattttagaaaaatacattCGATTTACcaattctgtttttttgtttctagtTTTTGGAGGGTTATTGATTTGTTGAAGTACTTTCAAAGTATTCGACATGAATTTATTTGAGTTCACATTCAAAATTCATATAGGTTTCCAAATAACCATCATGCATCTAAGATTTCTGTAATTGTACTAGTTCAAATTCACTATTTGAATTGTTTTAAATATGAACGGAGACAACATATTATAGATCATTTTCGCAAGAGAACATATTTCGCAATAGTAAATGGAATTAACAAACTCCTAACTTGTTTGGTTCTTTTGTGTATCAGTTTCTGCGATGATGAACATCAAGAAAACATATGgattaatgaataaaaatataagctGGCAAGGGGATCCATGTTCTCCTAAAATTTATCGATGGAAAGGCGTGAAGTGCCTTTATCTGAACTCTGATCAACCTCGCATCGTATCCTTGTATGTCTTTTATTTCGTTCGTTTATATTTcataagctttttttttgtttcggaGTTTCTCACAGATTCTAACTCTTTAAACATTAGGAAGTTGGCAGCGAGTGATTTGAACGGTGCCATAACACCTGACATAGCTGGCCTAACACAACTGAGAGAACTGTGAGCATCTGAAACTATTAAAACACAAATAAACTtgtttatttgatatattaactcttttttctttttctttttgaatttcattgtatatatattaacttttcaaaagCTTTTTCCCTACAATGAACAGAGATTTATCAAAGAATGATTTATCGGGAGAGCTTCCAGATTTTCTTGCTGATATGAAGTTGTTGACGTTCATGTGAGTTTCTGTTATTGAACTCTTGcttgatttgtttatttttatttttgaaagatttattattatttttctcattcgcagaaacataaagggaaacccTAAGCTGAATCTCACAATTCCAGATTCTCTTCAACAAAAGATAGATGACAAAGTTTTAATACTACTGTAAGATGTTTTTTCACAACTTCTTTCTTCGTGTTTAAAAGGTATTTTAAATTTCCCTACTATAACCTTCTTTTTGGGTTCATTTCCCATTAATGATTGTAGTATAGATGAAAAACTGGGTAGAAAGTTTCCTTTGGTTGCTGTGACGGTATCGGTGGTGGCTGGTGTGATCACTTTACTAGCTATCTTTACCATATGTTTCATTGTCGCAAGGAAAAAACGTAGTGAAGGTATATTTATGGGATCAGGTCTTAACACAAGTAAAATagagtatgattttttttatagttaaataatttcattttgtttttaccATTATATCAGTCCCTAGTAATATTAATAGTGAGACGAGatcaaccaatcaatcaatcagaaCAAAGGAACGAATATTCACGTATTCTGAGATACTAAAGATGACGAATAACTTTGAGAGAGTTCTTGGTAAAGGAGGCTATGGAAGAGTGTATTATGGAAACTTAAATGGTACTCAAGTAGCCGTGAAAATGCTCTTTCATACAACAGCTGCTCACGACTATAATCATTTCAAAGCAGAGgtaaatttaaataagaaatatatagaGCAATCAGTCTATTGTTATTAAGATTCTaatcgtttttatttttcttaggtTGAATTTCTTTCAAGAGTTCACCATAGAAATTTGGTGGGACTTGTGGGTTACTGTGATGATGGTGACAACTTGGCTTTGATTTATCAGTACATGGCCAATGGAAATTTAAAGGAGAATATGTCAGGTAAACATTTTCTATTAAAGAGTTTCCCATTTGGTGGGGTTCATATAGTAAAAACAAGTGAAATTTGGTACAGGAAAAAGCGGTGGACATGTTCTAACTTGGGAGAACAGACTGCTAATAGCGATGGAAGCTGCACAGGGTGATGAAACAAAAATGTCTTTGCTATtctgatttttaaaatctaatataattAACTGACATAGATAGCAACAATTAATTGTAACAGGATTGGAGTATCTACACAATGGAAGTGTACCTCCCATGGTCCATAGAGATGTGAAATCTACTAACATATTGTTGAATGAGCTGTTTGAAGCGAAGCTAGCTGATTTTGGGCTTTCTAGATCTTGCCCGGTGGATGGTGAAACTTCTGAATCAACAGTAGTAGTTGCAGGAACACCTGGTTACTTAGATCCTGAgtaagtaacaaaaaaaaaattattgagcAATTCTCTCGAATagctctttttaagtttttgtcacaaaa
This genomic interval from Brassica napus cultivar Da-Ae chromosome A6, Da-Ae, whole genome shotgun sequence contains the following:
- the LOC111198851 gene encoding probable LRR receptor-like serine/threonine-protein kinase At1g51860, with amino-acid sequence MKSLSGFLFFLIIAFAILQSVQGQNQSGFISLACGLIPKSATYTEKTTNISYISDANFIESGIIGRIDDSYKTLFQQQTWTLRSFPEGQRNCYTFNLKENSKYLIRGTFVYGNYDGLNQIPEFDLHVGPNKWTSVTLKGVANASIYEIIHVVAHDRLQVCLIKTGNTTPFISSLELRPLSNNTYQCFKKEKKNNNTYLTQSGSLMSFARIYFPQTPSFLRYYEDVHDRVWVPYITNETVSLITNLTIDTSIGSYNVPQHVANSAIFPANASHPLNIWWDIGDTNAHSYIYMHFAEIQNLGSNEIREFNISYNGGEVWESFFRPHKLKITTIFSPTALSSPDGKFNFTFTMTERSTLPPLINALEVYTDVENLLLETHQDEVSAMMNIKKTYGLMNKNISWQGDPCSPKIYRWKGVKCLYLNSDQPRIVSLYVFYFVRLYFISFFFVSEFLTDSNSLNIRKLAASDLNGAITPDIAGLTQLRELDLSKNDLSGELPDFLADMKLLTFINIKGNPKLNLTIPDSLQQKIDDKVLILLIDEKLGRKFPLVAVTVSVVAGVITLLAIFTICFIVARKKRSEVPSNINSETRSTNQSIRTKERIFTYSEILKMTNNFERVLGKGGYGRVYYGNLNGTQVAVKMLFHTTAAHDYNHFKAEVEFLSRVHHRNLVGLVGYCDDGDNLALIYQYMANGNLKENMSGKSGGHVLTWENRLLIAMEAAQGLEYLHNGSVPPMVHRDVKSTNILLNELFEAKLADFGLSRSCPVDGETSESTVVVAGTPGYLDPE
- the LOC106346036 gene encoding lysM domain receptor-like kinase 3 codes for the protein MTLATSTFWVLSFFTLWNLSSSEPMNCSDTSRLCTSFLAFKPNQNQTFSIIQSMFDALPSDITADAASGDVYVRKNCSCLTTTPHQYATNTTFTIRQNRSSVSDAVVSDYSGLAFPLNSTREARPGAVVSVQLLCGCSSGLWNYLMSYVTVKGDSVQSLSSRFGVSMDRIEEVNGISSPDNITTGDLIYIPLDSVPGVPYETKKINPPAPSPALTNINISAADQVNHTSKDGGHVPYIWIVGGLTVVLALLVICILVCICLRSSSCSSNDEDSGGGNNFQILRKSGFFCGSGRYNCCRSGDFRQTNGETTQSHHQVVAIPKGIIDGVFEIEKPTVFTYEEIRVATDGFADSNLLGHGNYGSVYFGLLREQEVAVKRMTATKTKEFAAEMKVLCKVHHSNLVELIGYAATSDELFVVYEYVQKGMLKNHLHDPQSKGNTPLSWIMRNQIALDAARGLEYIHEHTKTHYVHRDIKTSNILLDEAFRAKISDFGLAKLVEKTGESEVSVTKVVGTYGYLAPEYLSDGRATSKSDVYAFGVVLFEIISGREAVIRTEAMGTKNPERRPLASTMLAALKNSPDSMNMTSLKEFVDPNMVDLYPHDCLFKIAMLAKQCVDDDPILRPNMKQVVISLSQILLSSIEWEATLAGNSQVFSGLVQGR